TGCGGCATGAGCTAGCTGGTAGGACTCCTTTACTGGGGCTATAATGAGAAGGAACTCTACTTTATCTCCTGATACCAGATCCAGGGTAGAGCAAATCTCCTACAAACAAACACTCATACAGTAAGCTCATGAATTAAAATGAAACATACGGCCATCTATCTAAACCAGGGCCTCTACAGGGCCTACAAGCAGTCACTTGGCATCAGAAACCAGTAAATTTATATTATGGCCAAACGAGCAAACCTTAGAAACTCAATCTCCAGGGATATAGGTGATTTACTCCTTTGGTaaaacaaaatagaataaataaccaaaaaaaaaaaaagactatggTCGAACTGGGACATACCTCACTAGTTAGATTTGACAATAATCTCACATTCATATGGGGTAGCCTTGACCCAGGAGCTCCAGTGGGAATATAGTCCCTCCGACGGCCAGTAGGTGCTTCCAGTGCATCCTGTGCACTGTCACTGTCAGGTACAAGTGCTCCTTTGAGATACCTAACATGAATGGCAATGAACAAAACAGGTATTCAGAAACTCCTCCAACTCACTAACATAAATATCATCATTGACTGATTTTGTCCTGCACCATAAGATTACAGAATTTGCTGGTGGACTTGAAGCTTTTGAATAAGTTTGTGAGGTCAAATCATTGGCTTAGATGGACTTCCCATCAGAATAGCCTCAGTGAAGGAATAATCTAGATCAGTCCAAAAACAATACTACAATTATCAAACAGAAGCAAAACCACATACTAGTGATCAattcatcaatattttaaaGGAAAGGACTTATTTCGGTAAGGCTCAGACATCAGTCATTGCTAAATAAAGCAGGGAATTTGACTCGATTAACTCTGAAATTCTCAGCATGAGATTAAAAGCaagttgaatattttgaaattgagtTAGCTGGTATAGATTGAGAtttaagtaagaaaataaatatggtACCTGAAACCAAGATCCTCTGCAGGAAACTGGAGTTGAAGACTCTTTCCTTCTTCAAATATACGCCTTAGTTTAGCAAGCCTAAAAGATCCAATTgggtttttttcattcaaaagaTATTCTGAGACCTGTGCACGACCTATAGTGAAAATTCCATCCAAAACTGCCCTCTGTAGTCCAGAAGGTAAAATGGAACCAATGCCATTGGTGATAACTTGATGTACTGCAAAACCACCCAAaagcaaagggaaaaaaagggggggggggggggggggaggaggAACAGGATGATAATACATATATGTTATCAACCAGCAAGGAAGCTACTGTGTCTCAGGGATTTGAAAGAAAGATTGATAAGCaacctatcaaaagaaaagagaaataagaTCAAATCAACAAATAACGTTGGTTTTACCTGAGTTTGCAACAGTTGGATCAAGACCAAGTGTAGCAGGCACTGCCATGGCTGCTCTGAAGTTCTGAATACTAAGCTCAGTATTGAAAATGGCAATCTGACAGCAACAAAATAAAACTCATTTAAGTATCTAAGTTTTAACTAGAACATAATGGGAACAACAGGGAAAAGTATGAAAGACCAATTTCTGGACAGATAAAAAATAGGAGGATGCTAAGAACGAGGTGCAACCCAAGtacaagaaaagaataaaagcaATACCGGTCTACGTTCTGTATCATAAGTGTGAAGAATTGAAGATGGTGCAATACCCTTCACAAGAGAAGCTAATTTCCAGGCAAGATTATGAGCATCTTGAATACCGGTATTCATTCCTGCATAAATCATGTGGAAGTGGAATCTATTAggtgatatttttcttcatatggACCAAAATAATTAGAAGCAGACCTTTATCAATCCATACAAATGGATCTCAAAGAGCACACTGTGAGCACACCATTTTGTGCACCACCCAGGAGGCTTCCTCCTAGCTAAAACCCATCCTAATTCATGACATTGATATTTTCCAATGCAGAGTTATTTGCATGAGTTGTACCCCAATAGTTTCCCACATTTTCTTTGAGGGCCTGTCCATATCCTAAGAAATTGAAGCAGGAGTTGTTAATTCCAACTGATTCCTAAGAAACTACAGAAAATAATGGGGTTTGGATATAACACTTCCAAGGATTCACAAATTCCAAGATACTCCGAATTGTCATCACATACAAGATATCCAACTcttgccttaaaaaaaaaaaaaaaagaacagtaTAATCTTATGACTTGCAtggaaattttagaaaaaatacgAAGCCCAATTTTACATTACAATACCCATTTCTTGTCGAAAATAACTTCTATTCATGatttctctctccctcttcttCCTTGTGTTTCAGTTTCTTGTTCTTATTCACTCCTTTCCCTCCGTTTGTAGTTTTACATGAGAAAAATGTCCAAATCCTGGTTCTGAAAACCATAAAATCTGTGTGATACATATGATAAGATCTGAGTGTTTCATAGTAGATATGACTAAAATCGGTTTTCTATTGTTTTGTTTATtgtcctttttttccctttcttgatCCAACACACCAACTCATATATGCTGAGGTGTTAAAACTCAAAAGTTGAGATTTCTAGTTTAATAgcttttattttagttatcaacaaaaaaacaaagaagttgTTTCATTGAACTCCCTCTCCCCCCACCCACCCTCTTGCTCCTCTcccatcaaaaagaaaaattaaacaaataaaatcccATGGAAACAAGTAGACCTTCAttccttgtttttgtttttgcttttattttttccttcctGACCTAGATGAGTAGTCTGATCACTCtgatgaaaaaaacaaaaattgatcagAACTGATAGAGATATACAGgtccttgttttcttttattctcataataatcaataatttgatttaataaaatgtaCTAGGAATATTGTTAAAACTTATTGTTATGCTCTCTTGAATGGTAATACTACTCATCAGGCTTCTGTATTGCCTCTCCCacataaatagaaaacaatttctttatTATCACTATTGAATTTGGATCATGCTGAATTACATTTGTTGTGATAACACTGAAGCATATGTCAGATAGATAGATTGTATGTTGATGTCTAAGAGGAAAGCTTGTTTTTAAATCCATTCCCATCAAAATTCTGAGGCCATTCAGACAACTTGACTTGttgagattttagaatttaatcATCATAGCCATTAGagaagttaaattttgaattctcaAGAATTTAAACTCCTTTGGGATAATGTTCAACCCCCGTTGAGATCTATCCAAGACTCTTCTCCCCAAGGGTGACTGTCATGTATGATGGTTGACAATACAGCAACAATGTCGACACTTTTTGGACAACTTACAAGTCTATTTTTGTTTGTTCCAAAAGTGTCCTTTTTAGTTCTTAGGCTAATTATACACTTATCACTTctcttgtcatttttttttttgataggcaaacacaaTTCATTAAAGAGGCAAAAAACCTCAACGTATACAGGACGTATACAAAGTAGCACAGCCAAAACAggcaaaaagaccaaaaaacaaaccatcCCTCATCTGGAGGCAAACCACTCCAGAAAATCTAAAAGGGAATGCGGCTCCTCTTCCATGTACAAATTAGCCCAACCCCagatattacaaacaaaagaaaatttgaaccTCTGAATAACTaagacccccccccccctaaaggctaatctattcctttccttccaaaccatccaaaatatgaataatggaatggaattccagaattttttcttttttttccccacaaaagaacccccccaactatataaaacctcctttacagtacAAGGGAACACCCACTTGACCCCAACTAAGCCCAACACCAAGTCCCAAAGAACTCTAGCCACTATacaatgaataagtaaatggtCCACACTTTCCTCTTCAcaagcacacaaaaaacacctatTCGGGAGCTGCCACCCTCTTTTTTGGATCATATCAAGAGTCAAGATCTTTCCCTAAGTAGCTTCCCACGcgaaaaacatgattttagttgGAACTATTCCCACCCAAATCTTATTCTTCGGAAAATTGACAGCCCTAGCCCTATCCAACCAGCTGTACGCATCCTTCACTCTGAACTGCCCGCTTCCCCCTCCCTTCCAAACAACTGAGTCCTCCTCCCGAGTAATCCTAACATCTTTCAATGTTTGAAGCAACTCACCTATCaactccacctcccaatcattgaaatccctaTTAAAACACAAATTCCAACCTCCTTCCCCTACATTCTGGTCATACATGTCTTCAACCTTTGCATTTCTATTGGCTGCCAAGCTGTAGAGATGCGGGAATCTTTGGGCCAGCGCTGCATCCCCGCACCACACATCAGTCCAGAAGCTAATTCTGTTACCTTTCCCAACCTTGAACTCCATTTTGTCCCAGCACCATCCATCTTCCTTTAAGATTTCCTTCCACACCCCTACACCACAAGCACCCACTGCCTTTTTGGTCCTCCATCCATAATCCTCCTGACCGTACTTTGCCTCCAACACATTCTTCCAAAGGGCTTCCTTATCCGAAGCGAACCTCCACGTCCACTTACCAAGAAGCGCTTTATTCATTATAGCAAACTTCCTTAGACCCAACCCCCCATTCTCCTTATCTCCACACACCACATCCCACTTAACCAGATGAGTTTTTCTTTCCATAAGACCAcccccccacaaaaaatctctttgcaatttttctagCCTTCTTGCCACAGAAATGGGCATACGGAATAACGACATCTGGTACACTGGCATGCTTCCCATAGTGCTTTTAATTAGAGTGATTCTCCCACCCTTTGATATATATTGgctcttccaaagagcaagcctccttctcattttttcttcaatcccGTCCCAGCCATAAGCAGCCTTATTAGGCACCCCCAACGGCAGCCCCAAGTACACATTCGGAAGCTgccccaccctacaccctaacTCCACAGCTAGCTCCTCTATCCTTTGCGCCTCTCCTACTGGAATAACCTCGCTTTTAgccaaattaattcttaatcCGGACGCGGCTTCAAACCAGAACAAGATCCAACTTAAATTCGTTAAGTTCTCCTTCTTTGCCTCACAAAAGACAATCGTATCATCGGCGAAAAGCAAATGTGCAATGTGGACAGCCCGACCTCTATCACACTAAATTTTGCAACCTGAAATGAAGCCCCCCCTCCATAGCCCTTCTGATTAGGACGCTCAGCACCTTCATCCCCATTACAAAAAGGTAAGGGACAGGGGATCCCCTTGACGCAGCCCTTTAGAACTCGGAAAATACCCAGCTGGCGTTCCATTCACCAACACTGAAAATTTGGCTGTGGAgatacaccaccacatccaccTCAGCCACTTAgctccaaaacccattttttccatCACTTTCAAGAGGAATTGCCAATTAATGctatcataggccttctctatGCCTAACTTGCAGATAACCCCCTTGTCTCCCTTTCTTTTCCAGTTgtcaatcacctcattagctattAGAGACGCGTCAAGAATCTGTCTACCCTTAACAAACGCATTCTGGTCTTGGGAAACTACTTTATCTATAACTTTTTTAAGCCTGTTGGCCAACACCTTTGCCAACTGCTTATAGAGGGCCCCCAACAGGCTGATTGGCCTGAAATCTCCCAAATCCTCAGCCCCTCCTTTCTTGGGAATCAACACCAGAAAGGTGTTGTTAATGCTCTTAAGGAACGTATTCCGTTCATGGAACTCCTTAAACATCATCAGAATATCCTCCTTGACGAAATCCCAGCAACATTGCCAAAAGAAGACTGAGAACCCATCAGGAcctggggctttatccccattcatgtCCATCAAGGCCGACAGGATTTCACCCTCAGAGAAGGAATCCTCCAGCTTCTCTGCCTCTTGCacacaaatttgattaaaatggagATTTCCTATGTCCGCCCTCCACCCCTGACTCTCAGAGAATTGCTGCTTAAAAGCATTAGCTACCCCCTCTCTAATTTCCCCCTCCTCTGTCACCCTAACCCCATCAATTTTAACTCGGTCCATGTGATTGATTCTCCTATGAGCAAACGCCATACGGTGGAAATATCTCGTATTCCTATCACCTTCCTTCAGCCAAAGTTCCCTAGACACCTGCCTCCAGTGAGTTTCTTCCAGATCAACCCACTTAGCATAATCCTCCTTGGCTTTCTTCTTACAAGCCACTTCCTCCATAGACAAGCTCCTTTCCTCCTCTACTCTGTCCCAATACTCC
Above is a genomic segment from Vitis riparia cultivar Riparia Gloire de Montpellier isolate 1030 chromosome 14, EGFV_Vit.rip_1.0, whole genome shotgun sequence containing:
- the LOC117929650 gene encoding 4-methyl-5-nitrocatechol 5-monooxygenase-like, giving the protein MNTGIQDAHNLAWKLASLVKGIAPSSILHTYDTERRPIAIFNTELSIQNFRAAMAVPATLGLDPTVANSVHQVITNGIGSILPSGLQRAVLDGIFTIGRAQVSEYLLNEKNPIGSFRLAKLRRIFEEGKSLQLQFPAEDLGFRYLKGALVPDSDSAQDALEAPTGRRRDYIPTGAPGSRLPHMNVRLLSNLTSEEICSTLDLVSGDKVEFLLIIAPVKESYQLAHAALKVAEEFKVSAKVCVMWPSNTDTGVKISSAGALMAWESYVDVVEVEVKRSSTVKSSWWDMCQMTDKGAILVRPDEHIAWRVKAGIIGDPILEMQRVFSAILGVESSTAPLPHTHI